A region of the Stieleria neptunia genome:
GACCGGCTGCTCGACCGAATCACGCGAGTGGAAGTGCGAATCAAACAGCCCGGGCAATACCGACTTGCCACTCACATCAAGCACTTCGGTTCCTTGCGGAATCGAACTGTCGATGCGTTTGCCGACTTTGACGATTTTCTCGCCACGGACCAGGATACAGGAATCCTTAAGCGGTGGCCCACCATTTCCATCGATCAGATTTCCCCCAACGATCGCAATCACCGAATCGGGCTGCGGCGACGCGATCACATTCATCTCTTGCGCCAGAACTCTGCCGAGCCCGATCGGTGCCACCGTCAACAGCAGGCACGCGAGGATCACTGTCAACCGGCTCGACTGAACGTCGCTGTCTCGATACATCGTTGGCTCCATTGAACGTTTCTGGATTGCATCACGACGCCGCCCACCCTCGGCAAACGTCGTACGGGATTCGACTCAATTCTTCTGGCATACATCGTGGTCTACATCACTTACGATGGCTCCCTTCTCCCCCGGCTTTGGTGGTCGTACAGTTTTAAAGTCACCCTCCTGGCAGGAGGGTCGAGCGAAGCGAGGGGAGGTCGATTGTATAAGTGGCGGAGTTGATCGTCGCGGAAGTCGTCAAAGCTTTCGCGAGCCGCCGGCCCTCTCTGGCGTTTGCTTGCTGCGCAAACGCCGTCTCACCCAGAGCGAGAGAATCTAAATCGGTTGCTAAATCCTGCAGTAAAAGAATCGAAGTCCCGAGGGAGAGTGACGAAAACCCTCTGAAATCATCGACTTAGAAACTGCACGACCTCTTTGCGGTGGAGAAGTGCTCCCCACTTCGCCCACGATCCTTACCCGGAAATCCACGTCGATGAGCCTGGACGCCTATCCCACAGCCTCTCCGCTCCCTGCCCTGACAGCGGATCCGCCGTAGCACTATACGTGCACCCCCTGCGTCAGCTATAATCCCTCAGCGGAGGATCAACTCCACGATCGTTTGGTGGAAACATGCGACCGAACGAGTGAAGTTGCACAGACACGCCATTTCTGGATCCAGACTTCGGGGCCGGCTCGCATGACGCAAACGTCGATTGATGTTGGATTGATTATTTCGCCGCTTGACGACCAAAGCGTGCCCGGTGAGGAAGTTTATGACATCACCCTGATGGATTTTACCGAGTCGTCACCGCGTCCCTACACGGATGAATCGATCCGTCTACGTTGTGACGAACGTGTTTCCGATTTCGAGCTATCACCGCGGGAATTCGTTCGAGAATTTTCCAAACCGGGAAGCCTCTCGGTTGAAGAGGGACTGAAGTTCGGGGCGTGGTTAGAAGAGTTCTTGCTGCCATCGAAGAGTGCGGCTGGCTTACCTAATGACGCGCGACGCCGTTGGGACCAATTGCTCAACGAAGCCAACTCCGCCCGCCCGCTTCGAGTTCAGTTGACGATGCCGCCGACGCTGGTCAACCAGGACACCCGTCCGTGGCTCTTGCCCCATTTGCCCTTTGAATTGCTGGGACGCGCAGGCTCGTTCTATTTCCGACGATCTGGTTGGTGCCTCGTCCGCTGCTTTGAAGGCATGCGCGGCGAGGTCATCGAAATCGATTCGGACTCGTCGGTTGGTCTGTTCTGGTGCCGCACACCGGATCACTTAGGAACGCGGTTGCCGGAATCCGTGTTTGAACGTCATGAAAAGGTCATCGAGGATGTGGTCAAGCAATTCGGTTTTCAAGACCCGTTTCTCGCTCGGCATGCCAGTGCCGACTTGTTGAAACAGTTGTCTGATCGCCAGTCTGGTCCGACGCTCCTATCGATCGTCGCCCACGGCAGTCCCGGCCGGCTTCATCTTCATGCCGAGCACGATGAATACCCCAACGATCCTGGACAACCTGTGATCGTCTCCGAAATCGCCGATCGTTTGCTCAACGCGGGTGTAAAGGTGGGGTTGATCTGGAGCTGCTATGGTGCCCAGGGAGACAATGTGCTGGGTAGTCTGGCCGAGAACTTGCTGAGTCGGGGAAAGTTGGTCGCGGTGGTTGGAAGCCATGCGGCATTGGTGGCAGACCGGACGCCTGATCTGGCAAAGAAATTGTTTACCGAACTTGCCACCACGGCCAACGGCTACTTCGATCGTGCCGTCGGCAACGCCCGCAGGAAAATTCCGGCGGAGGATCTGCAGTGGGCTGCACCGTTGTATTTTGCCAGGCCGTTGCATTTTGAATCCGCGTTTTGGAAGCCTTCGTCACCGGTCGCGCGCGTTGCCGGGCCGATCACGATTGAAAATGCTCCTGCACCGACACCACACTTCTGCGGTCGGCAATCTGAAATTGTCCGCCTGACGGATAATGTGGCGACGAATCGTCTCGTTTCCCTGACCGGGATGCCCGGAAGCGGGAAAAGCGAACTCGCATTGGCGTTCTTGCAACACTCTACCGAACATGAAACTCGGGTCTTCGAGCGGGCGATTTGGTTCAGCCTGGACGGAACGCAATCGGCAATCGAATTGCGTGATCGAATCGCCGTCACGTTTGATCTGGATCAGATCGAAGACAACCGGCAATTGTCGCAAGCCATCTCGGACCAGCGTGTTCTGCTGGTTTTCGATAATTTGGAAGACGTTATCAGCTCGGATCGCGTTGGGGTTCAATCACTGATCCGCGACTTGCTGCCCCCCGACACGTTGCCGCGGATCCTGACAACGACCCGACAGCAACTTGGCGATCCATCCGCCGCCCTGGTTGAACAGGTGCAACGAGTTGACTTACTCGAACAGCCTTACGACTACGAAGCCTTCGTTTCAGCAGCCGGAGCACGGCTAAGCGACGCGGATCGTGATTTGACGACGTTGCGGTCGCTGGTCCGGTCGTTGGCAGGCCATCCGCGGTCGATCGGTTTGATCGCCGGGCAAGTGGGGCGTGGGATGGGGCTGCAAACACTGCTGAAACGAATCGAAGCCGACGACGTTGATGCCGTCACGGCACACGAATTGGTCGGCTGGGATCCTGGCGAAGACCCGGACGCCCAGCTAAGGACCAAACGCCTCGCCAGCAGCCTGAATCTCTCGTTCAACGCCTTGCAGAACGAGTCGGCCGAGGCAGCGGAATTGTTTTGCTGGCTGGGGCTCCTTCCGTCGGGTTTGCCATCGGTGTTGCTGCAAAGCATTTTCGGCGATCGAGCAGAAGAACGACTGGTGGTCCTGCAGCGTCACAGTCTGGTCGAGATCGCGGGGCCGGAACGACGTCTCCGACTCCCCGCCCCGCTCCGCTGGTACGCCTCGCGGCGACTTCAGGAATTGGACGAGGAAGAGTCAAGCAGGGTATTCGCGGCAATCGTTTTCGCGTTTCAAAGTTGGATCTCTTTTCAATACAACGAGAACCATCGCAAAGGAAAAACTCGCATTGCATCACGCGTTTCGTTGGAAGAAACGGAAAATGTCGAATCACTGTTGGATTGGCAGAGTGAAAATCGAGACACGGATACGGAACAACGATTAGCCTTGCTCGTACAAGTTTGGCTTAATATCCGAATGTTTGCGACGCCTTCCGAGCATCTATTGAGGTGGTCCTCGAAAGTTGGCTTGATGTCTATCTTTGAACGACCCGCCGCATTGGCGTCGATCTACCGTGTGCTGGGGGACCTTCAGGTCCGAACCGGCCGATTGACCGAAGCCGAGCAGAGCTACGCCGCGGCGCTCCCGATCTACCAACAGATCGAAGATCGACTGGGCGAAGCCAATACGCTACGGGCGTTGGGGGACCTTCAGGTCCGAACCGACCGATTGACCGAAGCCGAGCAGAGCTACGCCGCGGCGCTCCCGATCTACCAACAGATCGAAGCTCGACTGGGCGAAGCCAATACGCTACGGGCGTTGGGGGACCTTCAGGTCCGAACCGACCGATTGACCGAAGCCGAGCAGAGCTACGCCGCGGCGCTCCCGATCTACCAACAGATCGAAGATCGACTGGGCGAAGCCAACACGCAGCTGGCGTTGGGGGACCTGCAGGTCCGAACCGACCGATTGACCGAAGCCGAGCAGAGCTACGCCGCGGCGCTCCCGATCTACCAACAGATCGAAGAGCGACTGGGCGAAGCCAACACGCAACTGGCGTTGGGGGACCTTCAGGTCCGAACCGACCGATTGACCGAAGCCGAGCAGAGATACGCCGCGGCGCTCCCGATCTACCAACAGATCGAAGATCGACTGGGCGAAGCCAACACGCAGAGGGCGTTGGGGGACCTTCAGGTCCGAACCTCCCAATTGACCGAAGCCAAGCAGAGATACGCCGCGGCGCTCCCGATCTACCAACAGATCAGAGATCGACTGGGCGAAGCCAACACGCTGAAGGCGTTGGGGGACCTTCAGGTCCGAACCACCCGATTGACCGAAGCCGAGCAGAGCTACGCCGCGGCGTTCCCAATCTACCA
Encoded here:
- a CDS encoding tetratricopeptide repeat protein; this encodes MTQTSIDVGLIISPLDDQSVPGEEVYDITLMDFTESSPRPYTDESIRLRCDERVSDFELSPREFVREFSKPGSLSVEEGLKFGAWLEEFLLPSKSAAGLPNDARRRWDQLLNEANSARPLRVQLTMPPTLVNQDTRPWLLPHLPFELLGRAGSFYFRRSGWCLVRCFEGMRGEVIEIDSDSSVGLFWCRTPDHLGTRLPESVFERHEKVIEDVVKQFGFQDPFLARHASADLLKQLSDRQSGPTLLSIVAHGSPGRLHLHAEHDEYPNDPGQPVIVSEIADRLLNAGVKVGLIWSCYGAQGDNVLGSLAENLLSRGKLVAVVGSHAALVADRTPDLAKKLFTELATTANGYFDRAVGNARRKIPAEDLQWAAPLYFARPLHFESAFWKPSSPVARVAGPITIENAPAPTPHFCGRQSEIVRLTDNVATNRLVSLTGMPGSGKSELALAFLQHSTEHETRVFERAIWFSLDGTQSAIELRDRIAVTFDLDQIEDNRQLSQAISDQRVLLVFDNLEDVISSDRVGVQSLIRDLLPPDTLPRILTTTRQQLGDPSAALVEQVQRVDLLEQPYDYEAFVSAAGARLSDADRDLTTLRSLVRSLAGHPRSIGLIAGQVGRGMGLQTLLKRIEADDVDAVTAHELVGWDPGEDPDAQLRTKRLASSLNLSFNALQNESAEAAELFCWLGLLPSGLPSVLLQSIFGDRAEERLVVLQRHSLVEIAGPERRLRLPAPLRWYASRRLQELDEEESSRVFAAIVFAFQSWISFQYNENHRKGKTRIASRVSLEETENVESLLDWQSENRDTDTEQRLALLVQVWLNIRMFATPSEHLLRWSSKVGLMSIFERPAALASIYRVLGDLQVRTGRLTEAEQSYAAALPIYQQIEDRLGEANTLRALGDLQVRTDRLTEAEQSYAAALPIYQQIEARLGEANTLRALGDLQVRTDRLTEAEQSYAAALPIYQQIEDRLGEANTQLALGDLQVRTDRLTEAEQSYAAALPIYQQIEERLGEANTQLALGDLQVRTDRLTEAEQRYAAALPIYQQIEDRLGEANTQRALGDLQVRTSQLTEAKQRYAAALPIYQQIRDRLGEANTLKALGDLQVRTTRLTEAEQSYAAAFPIYQQIRDRLGEANTLQALGDLQVRTNRLTEAEQSYAAALPIYQQIEERLGEANTLSGMSGLFLAQGDTVEAFRLEATALALSQSVDDTLGVAGRLGYLARIALAADDSARAIVLGLLAWTNLRELDDRYGQLLSMQDLIFALETADELEAAANARYLAWATAFELNDDSVEQLEEMLQSTIPGIDLTRVDEVLRSSCIAAMARIAKRYLDAFEQASIDVVSPPGAKVPDIPPAEPANEQDAVEGDTKQGRRDEDDEETGQMEMT